A genomic stretch from Hemicordylus capensis ecotype Gifberg chromosome 1, rHemCap1.1.pri, whole genome shotgun sequence includes:
- the LOC128339688 gene encoding glutathione S-transferase LANCL1-like isoform X2 — protein sequence MVEGLLFAIMAQRAFPNPFADYEKSLATGYFDSSGRLTPEFTQHLNNKVKELLQQMERGLKKADPKDCTGYTGWAGIALLYVHLYDVYGDPSYLQVAHEYVKKSLSCLTKRSITFLCGDAGPLAVAAVVYHKLQDDKQAEDCIARLLDLFRVNVPVPSEMLYGHMGYLYALLFVNKHFGMEKIHRNYIQQICDTVIASGEQLAKGRNFTSKSPLMYEWYQEYYVGAAHGLAGIYYFLMQPNLGVSQAKLHDVVKPSVDYVCQLKFRSGNYPPCIDDKRDLLVHWCHGAPGVIYMLLQAFKVFGDQKYLSDAMQCAEVIWQYGLLKKGYGLCHGTAGNAYAFLALYNLTKDMKYLYRACKFAEWCLSYGQHGCRTPDTPFSLFEGMAGTIYFLSDLLVPTKAKFPAFEL from the exons CTGACTCCCGAGTTCACTCAGCACCTGAACAATAAGGTCAAAGAGCTTCTCCAGCAGATGGAAAGGGGCCTGAAAAAAGCTGACCCCAAGGACTGCACTGGCTATACAGGCTGGGCAG GCATTGCTTTGCTATATGTACATCTATATGATGTATATGGAGACCCATCCTACCTTCAGGTGGCTCATGAGTATGTGAAGAAGAGCCTTAGTTGCCTGACAAAACGATCCATCACCTTCCTGTGTGGTGATGCTGGAcctttggcagtggctgctgttgtGTACCATAAGCTACAGGATGAtaaacaagcagaagattgcatTGCTCG CTTGTTGGATCTGTTCAGAGTGAACGTGCCTGTCCCTTCTGAGATGCTCTATGGTCATATGGGATATCTGTATGCTTTGCTCTTTGTGAACAAACACTTTGGAATGGAAAAGATCCACCGAAACTACATCCAACAG ATCTGTGACACAGTTATAGCATCTGGTGAGCAGCTGGCCAAAGGACGGAACTTCACATCTAAAAGCCCACTGATGTATGAATGGTACCAAGAATACTATGTAGGAGCAGCCCATGGCCTAGCTGGGATTTATTACTTTCTCATGCAG cccaatcttggtgTGAGCCAAGCAAAGCTGCATGATGTGGTCAAGCCAAGCGTGGATTATGTCTGCCAGTTGAAGTTCCGCTCTGGCAACTACCCTCCATGCATTGATGATAAGAGAGACTTGCTCGTTCACTGGTGCCATGGTGCACCTGGCGTTATCTACATGCTCCTTCAGGCCTTTAAG GTGTTTGGGGATCAAAAGTACCTCAGTGATGCTATGCAGTGTGCTGAAGTGATTTGGCAGTACGGGTTGCTGAAGAAAGGTTATGGCCTGTGTCATGGTACAGCTGGCAATGCATATGCCTTCCTGGCTCTCTACAACCTTACTAAAGACATGAAATATCTCTACAGAGCTTGCAAG TTTGCAGAATGGTGTTTGAGTTATGGACAGCATGGGTGTCGAACACCAGATACTCCCTTTTCGCTCTTCGAAG GAATGGCTGGAACAATATATTTTCTTTCTGACCTACTGGTGCCGACTAAAGCTAAGTTCCCTGCGTTTGAACTATGA
- the LOC128339688 gene encoding glutathione S-transferase LANCL1-like isoform X3 has protein sequence MGLLFAIMAQRAFPNPFADYEKSLATGYFDSSGRLTPEFTQHLNNKVKELLQQMERGLKKADPKDCTGYTGWAGIALLYVHLYDVYGDPSYLQVAHEYVKKSLSCLTKRSITFLCGDAGPLAVAAVVYHKLQDDKQAEDCIARLLDLFRVNVPVPSEMLYGHMGYLYALLFVNKHFGMEKIHRNYIQQICDTVIASGEQLAKGRNFTSKSPLMYEWYQEYYVGAAHGLAGIYYFLMQPNLGVSQAKLHDVVKPSVDYVCQLKFRSGNYPPCIDDKRDLLVHWCHGAPGVIYMLLQAFKVFGDQKYLSDAMQCAEVIWQYGLLKKGYGLCHGTAGNAYAFLALYNLTKDMKYLYRACKFAEWCLSYGQHGCRTPDTPFSLFEGMAGTIYFLSDLLVPTKAKFPAFEL, from the exons CTGACTCCCGAGTTCACTCAGCACCTGAACAATAAGGTCAAAGAGCTTCTCCAGCAGATGGAAAGGGGCCTGAAAAAAGCTGACCCCAAGGACTGCACTGGCTATACAGGCTGGGCAG GCATTGCTTTGCTATATGTACATCTATATGATGTATATGGAGACCCATCCTACCTTCAGGTGGCTCATGAGTATGTGAAGAAGAGCCTTAGTTGCCTGACAAAACGATCCATCACCTTCCTGTGTGGTGATGCTGGAcctttggcagtggctgctgttgtGTACCATAAGCTACAGGATGAtaaacaagcagaagattgcatTGCTCG CTTGTTGGATCTGTTCAGAGTGAACGTGCCTGTCCCTTCTGAGATGCTCTATGGTCATATGGGATATCTGTATGCTTTGCTCTTTGTGAACAAACACTTTGGAATGGAAAAGATCCACCGAAACTACATCCAACAG ATCTGTGACACAGTTATAGCATCTGGTGAGCAGCTGGCCAAAGGACGGAACTTCACATCTAAAAGCCCACTGATGTATGAATGGTACCAAGAATACTATGTAGGAGCAGCCCATGGCCTAGCTGGGATTTATTACTTTCTCATGCAG cccaatcttggtgTGAGCCAAGCAAAGCTGCATGATGTGGTCAAGCCAAGCGTGGATTATGTCTGCCAGTTGAAGTTCCGCTCTGGCAACTACCCTCCATGCATTGATGATAAGAGAGACTTGCTCGTTCACTGGTGCCATGGTGCACCTGGCGTTATCTACATGCTCCTTCAGGCCTTTAAG GTGTTTGGGGATCAAAAGTACCTCAGTGATGCTATGCAGTGTGCTGAAGTGATTTGGCAGTACGGGTTGCTGAAGAAAGGTTATGGCCTGTGTCATGGTACAGCTGGCAATGCATATGCCTTCCTGGCTCTCTACAACCTTACTAAAGACATGAAATATCTCTACAGAGCTTGCAAG TTTGCAGAATGGTGTTTGAGTTATGGACAGCATGGGTGTCGAACACCAGATACTCCCTTTTCGCTCTTCGAAG GAATGGCTGGAACAATATATTTTCTTTCTGACCTACTGGTGCCGACTAAAGCTAAGTTCCCTGCGTTTGAACTATGA
- the LOC128339688 gene encoding glutathione S-transferase LANCL1-like isoform X4: MAQRAFPNPFADYEKSLATGYFDSSGRLTPEFTQHLNNKVKELLQQMERGLKKADPKDCTGYTGWAGIALLYVHLYDVYGDPSYLQVAHEYVKKSLSCLTKRSITFLCGDAGPLAVAAVVYHKLQDDKQAEDCIARLLDLFRVNVPVPSEMLYGHMGYLYALLFVNKHFGMEKIHRNYIQQICDTVIASGEQLAKGRNFTSKSPLMYEWYQEYYVGAAHGLAGIYYFLMQPNLGVSQAKLHDVVKPSVDYVCQLKFRSGNYPPCIDDKRDLLVHWCHGAPGVIYMLLQAFKVFGDQKYLSDAMQCAEVIWQYGLLKKGYGLCHGTAGNAYAFLALYNLTKDMKYLYRACKFAEWCLSYGQHGCRTPDTPFSLFEGMAGTIYFLSDLLVPTKAKFPAFEL, from the exons CTGACTCCCGAGTTCACTCAGCACCTGAACAATAAGGTCAAAGAGCTTCTCCAGCAGATGGAAAGGGGCCTGAAAAAAGCTGACCCCAAGGACTGCACTGGCTATACAGGCTGGGCAG GCATTGCTTTGCTATATGTACATCTATATGATGTATATGGAGACCCATCCTACCTTCAGGTGGCTCATGAGTATGTGAAGAAGAGCCTTAGTTGCCTGACAAAACGATCCATCACCTTCCTGTGTGGTGATGCTGGAcctttggcagtggctgctgttgtGTACCATAAGCTACAGGATGAtaaacaagcagaagattgcatTGCTCG CTTGTTGGATCTGTTCAGAGTGAACGTGCCTGTCCCTTCTGAGATGCTCTATGGTCATATGGGATATCTGTATGCTTTGCTCTTTGTGAACAAACACTTTGGAATGGAAAAGATCCACCGAAACTACATCCAACAG ATCTGTGACACAGTTATAGCATCTGGTGAGCAGCTGGCCAAAGGACGGAACTTCACATCTAAAAGCCCACTGATGTATGAATGGTACCAAGAATACTATGTAGGAGCAGCCCATGGCCTAGCTGGGATTTATTACTTTCTCATGCAG cccaatcttggtgTGAGCCAAGCAAAGCTGCATGATGTGGTCAAGCCAAGCGTGGATTATGTCTGCCAGTTGAAGTTCCGCTCTGGCAACTACCCTCCATGCATTGATGATAAGAGAGACTTGCTCGTTCACTGGTGCCATGGTGCACCTGGCGTTATCTACATGCTCCTTCAGGCCTTTAAG GTGTTTGGGGATCAAAAGTACCTCAGTGATGCTATGCAGTGTGCTGAAGTGATTTGGCAGTACGGGTTGCTGAAGAAAGGTTATGGCCTGTGTCATGGTACAGCTGGCAATGCATATGCCTTCCTGGCTCTCTACAACCTTACTAAAGACATGAAATATCTCTACAGAGCTTGCAAG TTTGCAGAATGGTGTTTGAGTTATGGACAGCATGGGTGTCGAACACCAGATACTCCCTTTTCGCTCTTCGAAG GAATGGCTGGAACAATATATTTTCTTTCTGACCTACTGGTGCCGACTAAAGCTAAGTTCCCTGCGTTTGAACTATGA